One part of the Nostoc sp. PCC 7120 = FACHB-418 genome encodes these proteins:
- a CDS encoding aldehyde oxygenase (deformylating): MQQVAADLEIDFKSEKYKDAYSRINAIVIEGEQEAYENYIQLSQLLPDDKEDLIRLSKMESRHKKGFEACGRNLQVSPDMEFAKEFFAGLHGNFQKAAAEGKIVTCLLIQSLIIECFAIAAYNIYIPVADDFARKITEGVVKDEYSHLNFGEVWLQKNFAQSKAELEEANRHNLPIVWKMLNQVADDAAVLAMEKEALVEDFMIQYGEALSNIGFTTRDIMRMSAYGLTAA, encoded by the coding sequence ATGCAGCAGGTTGCAGCCGATTTAGAAATTGATTTCAAGAGCGAAAAATATAAAGATGCCTATAGTCGCATAAATGCGATCGTGATTGAAGGGGAACAAGAAGCATACGAGAATTACATTCAACTATCCCAACTGCTGCCAGACGATAAAGAAGACCTAATTCGCCTCTCGAAAATGGAAAGCCGTCACAAAAAAGGATTTGAAGCTTGTGGACGGAACCTACAAGTATCACCAGATATGGAGTTTGCCAAAGAATTCTTTGCTGGACTACACGGTAACTTCCAAAAAGCGGCGGCTGAAGGTAAAATCGTTACCTGTCTATTGATTCAGTCCCTGATTATTGAATGTTTTGCGATCGCCGCATACAATATCTACATTCCCGTTGCTGACGATTTTGCTCGTAAAATCACTGAGGGTGTAGTCAAAGATGAATACAGCCACCTCAACTTCGGCGAAGTTTGGTTACAGAAAAATTTTGCCCAATCCAAAGCAGAATTAGAAGAAGCTAATCGTCATAATCTTCCCATAGTTTGGAAAATGCTCAATCAAGTCGCGGATGATGCCGCAGTCTTAGCTATGGAAAAAGAAGCCCTAGTCGAAGATTTTATGATTCAGTACGGCGAAGCGTTAAGTAATATTGGCTTCACAACCAGAGATATTATGCGGATGTCAGCCTACGGACTTACAGCAGCTTAA
- a CDS encoding carbohydrate ABC transporter permease — MTKLNWNWKSADFWSLSALLLGALIVLSPLFVVFLTSFAPPGSNLELLPKNNWSFANYRDAWQRGKFLLAFANSTLVAIAVTAFQIVTSALAGYALARLKFRGRQTLLLIVLATLIIPFQLLVIPIFLVLKWGHLINTYGALILPTAVNGFGIFLLRQYFQTIPVELEEAATIDGANRLQILWQVMLPLARPALVTLFLFTFIAEWNDLFKPLVFTTKPELRTVQLALAEFQEQFTNNWPLMMAAVTIATVPVMVLFLIGQRQFIRGIATTGIKN, encoded by the coding sequence ATGACCAAATTAAACTGGAATTGGAAATCTGCTGATTTTTGGAGTCTATCAGCACTACTGCTGGGGGCATTGATTGTGCTATCGCCACTGTTTGTGGTTTTTCTCACTTCTTTTGCACCTCCAGGTTCAAATTTAGAACTTTTGCCCAAAAATAATTGGTCATTCGCTAATTACCGCGATGCTTGGCAACGAGGTAAGTTTTTGTTGGCATTCGCTAATTCTACCTTGGTAGCGATCGCAGTGACGGCATTTCAGATTGTGACTTCGGCGTTAGCGGGTTACGCTTTGGCAAGGCTGAAATTCCGGGGTCGGCAAACACTACTTCTGATTGTTTTAGCAACTTTGATCATTCCTTTTCAATTATTAGTGATTCCCATCTTTTTGGTGTTGAAGTGGGGACACCTGATAAATACCTACGGAGCATTAATTTTACCAACTGCTGTCAATGGCTTTGGCATTTTTCTCTTGCGTCAATATTTCCAGACAATTCCTGTAGAGTTGGAAGAAGCTGCAACTATCGACGGGGCTAACCGATTGCAAATTTTGTGGCAAGTCATGTTACCTTTAGCCCGTCCTGCATTGGTGACGCTGTTTTTGTTTACCTTTATTGCTGAATGGAATGATTTATTTAAACCTCTGGTTTTCACCACAAAACCAGAATTAAGAACTGTGCAGCTAGCATTGGCAGAGTTTCAGGAGCAGTTTACCAATAATTGGCCTTTGATGATGGCGGCAGTAACTATTGCAACTGTACCTGTAATGGTGCTATTTCTCATCGGTCAGCGTCAGTTTATCCGGGGAATTGCTACTACGGGTATAAAGAATTGA
- a CDS encoding long-chain acyl-[acyl-carrier-protein] reductase → MFGLIGHLTSLEHAQAVAQELGYPEYADQGLDFWCSAPPQIVDHIKVTSITGEIIEGRYVESCFLPEMLASRRIKAATRKVLNAMAHAQKNGIDITALGGFSSIIFENFKLEQFSQVRNVTLEFERFTTGNTHTAYIICRQVEQASQQLGIELSQATVAICGATGDIGSAVTRWLDAKTDVKELLLIARNQERLQELQSELGRGKIMSLDEALPQADIVVWVASMPKGVEINPQVLKQPCLLIDGGYPKNLGTKVQYPGVYVLNGGIVEHSLDIDWKIMKIVNMDVPARQLFACFAESMLLEFEKLYTNFSWGRNQITVDKMEQIGQASVKHGFRPLLV, encoded by the coding sequence ATGTTTGGTCTAATTGGACATCTGACAAGTTTAGAACACGCTCAAGCGGTAGCTCAAGAACTGGGATACCCAGAATACGCCGACCAAGGGCTAGATTTTTGGTGTAGCGCTCCACCGCAAATAGTTGACCACATTAAAGTTACTAGTATTACTGGTGAAATAATTGAAGGGAGGTATGTAGAATCTTGCTTTTTACCGGAGATGCTAGCCAGTCGTCGGATTAAAGCCGCAACCCGCAAAGTCCTCAATGCTATGGCTCATGCTCAAAAGAATGGCATTGATATCACAGCTTTGGGTGGTTTCTCCTCCATTATTTTTGAAAACTTTAAATTGGAGCAGTTTAGCCAAGTTCGTAATGTGACACTAGAGTTTGAACGCTTCACTACAGGCAACACTCACACAGCATATATTATTTGTCGGCAGGTAGAACAAGCATCACAACAACTCGGCATTGAACTCTCCCAAGCAACAGTAGCTATATGTGGGGCTACTGGTGATATTGGTAGTGCAGTTACTCGCTGGCTGGATGCTAAAACAGACGTGAAAGAATTGCTGTTAATCGCCCGTAATCAAGAACGTCTCCAAGAGTTGCAAAGCGAGCTGGGACGCGGTAAAATCATGAGCCTTGATGAAGCACTGCCCCAAGCTGATATCGTAGTTTGGGTAGCCAGTATGCCTAAAGGTGTGGAAATTAATCCTCAAGTTTTGAAGCAACCCTGTTTGCTGATTGATGGGGGTTATCCGAAAAACTTGGGTACAAAAGTTCAGTATCCTGGTGTTTATGTACTGAACGGCGGTATCGTCGAACATTCGCTGGATATTGACTGGAAAATCATGAAAATAGTCAATATGGATGTACCTGCACGCCAATTATTTGCTTGTTTTGCGGAATCTATGCTCTTGGAATTTGAGAAGTTGTACACGAACTTTTCTTGGGGGCGCAATCAGATTACCGTAGACAAAATGGAGCAGATTGGTCAAGCATCAGTGAAACATGGGTTTAGACCACTGCTGGTTTAG
- a CDS encoding filamentous hemagglutinin N-terminal domain-containing protein — MSNLGMYVKVLGVAVSSLIIFSVNSAIAQITQDSTLPENSRVTKQENNIIIEGGTLSPDRRNLFHSFREFSVPENYTAEFKTIGSVQNIISRVTGSSISSIDGIIKSDSTANLLLINPNGIIFGSNAALNIRSSFLASTANSLNFADGTQFSTINPQNTFVLTVSIPSGLQFGATANPIKNQSQARNISGRSVGLQVPNGNTLAFVGGNITLEGGNLTVPSGKIELGSVAPNSLVILNPINQGWLIGYQGVQEFRNIQLRIRQGANGRQLPSQIDTTGNNGGEIRLQGNSVELSGESVRLRSITTGNANGKDITINATKLIVQNGAQIATSTISRGGSGNLLINAFESVDIIESDTLSSTITGLIGISAGQGRASDIKITTGKLRILNGGVVTADSSGFLRTNDSPVIPAEGKGGNIIVNASESVEIAGNVKTRFSSVLSAGTRNAQNAGTVNITTGKLIVRDGGQLSVNVGAFNNPVNSGTPGKLNITAKSILLDNQGQITSNTRSGQGGDINLLVQDSLQMRRNSLISTSAGTSNAPGNGGNITINAPNGFVFAAPLGNNDITANAFSGIGGKITINAKKIFGFIQRDRSDLVRLLNTEDPNLLNPNKLPTSDITAFSQQSPSFNGIVQINTPDADPNKGLVELPSNLINASEQIAASCSPHRGLQRNSFVSTGRGGIASSPTDTLIDDAVLVGWTVLPTQINDSADRIPEQHTQQVNLSASPQIVEAQGWQIDRNGNVVLVAQAPIVIPHTPTLHSSACALLGSRGE, encoded by the coding sequence ATGAGTAATCTTGGGATGTATGTTAAAGTTTTAGGGGTTGCAGTCAGTAGTTTAATAATTTTCTCTGTAAACTCTGCGATCGCCCAAATTACACAAGATAGTACTCTACCTGAAAATTCCAGAGTCACAAAACAAGAAAACAACATCATTATCGAAGGTGGAACCTTATCTCCTGATAGACGTAATTTGTTCCATAGTTTTCGGGAGTTTTCTGTGCCAGAAAACTATACGGCTGAGTTTAAAACAATCGGTAGTGTCCAAAACATCATTAGCCGAGTAACTGGTAGTTCTATTTCTAGCATTGATGGCATAATCAAATCTGATAGCACAGCCAACCTGTTGCTGATCAATCCCAATGGAATTATTTTTGGTTCTAATGCTGCATTAAATATTCGCTCTTCCTTTTTAGCAAGTACGGCAAATAGTCTGAATTTTGCCGATGGTACTCAATTTAGTACCATCAATCCTCAAAACACATTTGTGCTAACAGTTAGCATTCCTAGTGGGTTACAATTTGGCGCAACGGCAAATCCTATTAAAAATCAATCTCAAGCACGGAATATAAGTGGTAGATCTGTTGGTCTTCAAGTCCCAAATGGTAATACGTTAGCCTTTGTGGGTGGCAACATCACACTAGAAGGCGGCAACTTAACAGTACCATCAGGAAAAATTGAACTAGGAAGCGTTGCTCCCAATAGTCTAGTGATCCTTAATCCAATCAACCAAGGTTGGTTAATAGGGTATCAAGGTGTGCAAGAATTTCGCAACATTCAATTGAGGATTCGCCAAGGGGCTAACGGTAGACAGTTACCCTCTCAGATAGATACTACTGGTAATAATGGCGGTGAGATTCGTCTACAGGGTAACTCCGTAGAACTCAGTGGTGAAAGTGTGCGCTTGAGAAGTATCACTACAGGTAATGCCAATGGTAAAGATATAACGATTAATGCAACAAAGCTAATTGTTCAGAATGGCGCACAGATAGCTACTTCTACCATCAGCCGGGGAGGCTCAGGAAATTTACTAATCAATGCCTTCGAATCTGTAGACATTATTGAGAGTGATACTTTGTCAAGTACAATTACTGGATTAATTGGCATCAGTGCAGGTCAAGGCAGAGCAAGTGACATTAAAATCACTACTGGGAAGTTACGTATCCTTAATGGAGGCGTTGTAACAGCAGACTCTAGTGGATTTTTGAGGACTAATGATTCACCTGTGATACCAGCTGAAGGAAAGGGCGGCAATATCATAGTCAACGCTTCGGAGTCAGTGGAGATAGCGGGAAATGTGAAAACACGTTTTTCTAGTGTCTTGTCTGCGGGGACGAGAAATGCTCAAAATGCAGGAACAGTTAATATAACTACAGGGAAATTAATTGTCCGCGACGGTGGGCAATTAAGTGTAAATGTGGGAGCATTCAACAATCCAGTTAACTCAGGAACACCGGGAAAATTAAATATAACGGCTAAGTCTATATTGCTAGACAATCAAGGACAAATCACTTCTAATACTAGGTCAGGTCAGGGTGGTGATATAAATTTGCTGGTGCAAGACTCGCTACAGATGCGCCGTAACAGTTTGATTTCCACTAGTGCAGGCACGTCCAACGCTCCGGGAAATGGTGGTAATATCACAATCAATGCTCCTAATGGCTTTGTGTTTGCTGCTCCCTTAGGCAATAATGATATTACGGCTAATGCCTTCTCTGGCATTGGTGGTAAAATCACCATCAACGCCAAGAAAATTTTTGGGTTTATACAGCGCGATCGCTCAGACTTAGTAAGGTTATTAAACACTGAAGATCCAAATCTACTCAATCCCAACAAATTGCCAACCAGCGACATTACAGCTTTTTCTCAGCAAAGCCCTTCATTCAATGGCATTGTACAAATTAATACGCCCGATGCTGACCCAAATAAAGGGTTAGTGGAATTGCCGAGCAATCTGATTAATGCTTCTGAGCAAATTGCTGCTAGTTGTAGTCCTCATCGAGGTTTGCAAAGAAATTCGTTTGTTTCCACAGGACGAGGAGGAATTGCATCTAGCCCTACTGATACGCTGATTGATGATGCTGTGTTGGTAGGTTGGACTGTGTTACCGACACAGATAAACGATAGTGCTGATAGGATTCCTGAACAGCACACACAGCAGGTTAATTTAAGCGCTTCTCCCCAAATTGTAGAAGCACAAGGCTGGCAAATAGATCGCAACGGTAATGTAGTACTAGTGGCGCAAGCACCTATTGTAATTCCTCACACCCCCACCCTACATTCGTCAGCTTGTGCTTTATTGGGGAGTAGGGGGGAATAA